In Pseudosulfitobacter pseudonitzschiae, the sequence AGGTTATAGATGGAAAAGATGGTTTGCGATGTGGGAATGATGCCTGCCAGATCGGCAAAGGGATGTCCTTCGGTGGCGATGGACAGCGGGATTGATCCGGCCAGCCCGCCGTGCCAGACGATGAACCCTGAATAGGCAGAAGCCACCAGCAGCCGGTAGTCCACCTTGATCTGGCGGGCCAGTTCTTTGGCGAACAGCGCACCGACCACAAGGCCAAAACCCCAGTTGATCCAGCTTGCTGCCAGTGACACGACGCTGACCAGCAAGATCGCCCCGCCTGCGCTGCTGGCAAGGCCTGCAAGCACCTGCAGGCCGCGTTTGACCAGCGGCGTCGAGGCCATCATATAGCCCGTGACCAGCACCAGAAGCATTTGCATCGAAAAGCTGAGCAGGGACCAGAACCCGTCACCCCAAAAGCCTATGATTTCAAGCGGGCTGCTGCCTTGGATGCCCACAGCAGCAAGCCCTGCAACCAATGTCAGAACGACGACGAAGACGAAGGGATCGGGCAGATAACGGTCGACGATACGGACCATTGGCCGCGAAATCGCATTCAGCATGACGGCTTTCCTTTTCTCTTATGGGTTGAGATATAACCGCTTGAATGGTGGAATTCGTAGAGGATGAAAAGGGCAGGGCTGAAGAAATCCTAAAGCTGTGCGCGCGCGTCAAAGCCTGTATCCGCCCGACACGGTAATGACCTCTCCGGTGATGAAACCCGCTGCCTCCGATGCCAGAAAACGCACCACCTTTGCGATGTCTTCGGGCACACCTGCACGGCCCAGTGCGGTCATGTCGACGAATGCCTTTACCAGTTCGGGTGGGCGGGGGCTTTCGCTGCGCTCAATGGCTCCGGGGGCCACTGCGTTGACACGGATGCCGCGCGGGCCCAGTTCCTTGGCCATTGCACGTGTCCACAGGTTCAGCGCGGCCTTGCTGGCGGAATAGGCGGCGGCACCCTTGGCGGGCAGGGTGGCGTTGACCGACGAGATGTTGATGACACATGCCCCTGCGGTCAGCTGCGGCAAAGCGGCGTCAAGCAAGGCTATCGGGGCGGCCACGTTCACCGTGTGGTTCAGGTGCGCGTTGCCATCGTCCATTTCAATGGCGCCTGCGTTGTTCACGATCACATCCAGCCTGCCGAACTTTGCGAGGACCGCGTCGACCACCCGCGCAGCACTGGCCGGTTCGGCAAGGTCGGCATGGAGGGCGTGAACCGCAGGCCAATCCGCCAGCAACGCATCGGGCGGGGTGGTGTTGTGGGTGATGGCAACTGCGTGATCGACGGCCAAATTGGCCGCGATGGCGCGTCCGATGCCGCGCGCAGCACCCGTAACCAGAACCGTGCGCATTGAAAGTCTCTCCCCGACGATCCTCTTCGTGATCCGGCCATGAAAAAGCCCCCGACGCAAGGCGTGCGGGGGCTTTTCCGAAATGTTATCGCGCGGGGACTATTCCGCCGCGATAGCGTCGTCTTTGGCAAGGTTGCGGAGCACATAGTGCAGGACGCCGCCGTGTTCGATGTATTCGATCTCGATTGCCGTATCGATGCGGCACTTGATCTTGATGTCTTTCACCGTACCGTCCGCCATCGTGATGCTGCAAGGTACTTCCTGCAGCGGCTTGATGGTGTCCAGACCGCTGATCGACACGGTTTCCTCGCCGGTCAGACCCAGCGACTTGCGGGTGTCGCTGCCGGTGAACTCGAACGGGATGACGCCCATGCCCACAAGGTTCGAGCGGTGGATACGCTCGAAGTTTTCCGCGATCACGGCCTTGACGCCCAGCAGCGCCGTGCCCTTGGCCGCCCAGTCGCGCGAAGAACCCGCGCCGTACTGTTCGCCGCCAAAGATCACCAGCGGCGTGTCGTTTTCCTGATAGGCCATCGCCGCGTCAAAGATCGAGGTCTGTTCGCCATCGGGGCCCTTGGTATAGCCGCCCTCGACGCCGTCCAGCATTTCGTTCTTGATGCGGATGTTGGCAAAGGTGCCGCGCATCATCACCTCGTGGTTGCCGCGACGGCTGCCGTACGAGTTGAATTCGCGCACCGGCACCTGACGTTCCACCAGATATTGACCGGCAGGCGTGCTTTCCTTGAACGAACCGGCAGGCGAGATGTGGTCGGTGGTGATCATGTCGCCCAGAACGGCCAGTACCTTGGCGTTCTGGATGTTGGTGATCACGCCCGGCTCCTTGCTCATGTTCTGGAAGTAGGGCGGGTTTTGCACATAGGTCGATTGCGGCGGCCAGTCATAGGTCATGCTGTCCGTCACTTCGACGCCCTGCCATTTTTCATCGCCCTTGAAGACGTCGGCATATTTGTCCTGAAAAGCGGCACGGGTGACAGTTTGTTCCACCAGTTCAGCCACCTCATGCGTGGTGGGCCAGATGTCTTTCAGGTAGACGTCATTGCCGTTCTGATCCTGACCCAAGACGCCGTTCGCCAGATCCACGTTCATGTCACCGACCAGCGCATAGGCTACGACCAGCGGCGGCGACGCCAGATAGTTGGCGCGCACGTCGGGCGAAATCCGGCCTTCGAAGTTGCGGTTGCCCGACAGGACCGAGGTGCCGATCAGGTCATAGTCGTTGATCGCCTTGCTGATCTCCGGGTCCAGCGGGCCCGAGTTGCCGATGCAGGTGGTGCAGCCATAGCCGACAAGGTTGAAGCCGATGGCGTCCAGATCTTCTTGCAGACCGGCAGCTTCGAGATAATGCGACACAACCTGCGAGCCAGGGGCCAGCGATGTTTTGACCCAAGGTTTGCGGGTCAGACCCAAGGCGCGGGCTTTGCGGGCCACAAGACCCGCACCGATCATCACATAGGGGTTGGATGTGTTGGTGCACGAGGTGATTGAGGCGATCACGATGGACCCGTCGTGAAGCTGGTAGTGACCATCGTCGGTTTTGACGTAGCCGCGCTTGTGGTTGCCCTCGTCACCGGGAATGTCGTTGGGTTCGGGCTGTCCGCCTTCACCTTCCCAACGCACTTCCGAACTTGCGGAAGCATCGGTGCCGCCGCGCAGGCCGTTGACGTATTCGGCAAATGCAGTATGGGCCGATGTCAGCGCGATATAGTCCTGCGGGCGTTTGGGGCCCGAGATGGCGGGCACGATCTCGCCCATGTCCAGATGCAGCGTGTCTGTGTAGACCGGCGCATAGTCCGCGCCGCGCCACATGCCGTTTTCCTTGGCATAGGCTTCGACCAGCGCGATGCGGTCCTCCTCACGACCGGTGTTGCGCAAGTAGCGCAGGGTTTCGTCGTCGATCGGGAAGAACCCGCATGTGGCACCATATTCCGGTGCCATGTTGGCGATGGTTGCACGGTCTGCCAGCGGCAGGTGATCCAGACCTTCGCCGTAGAATTCGACGAATTTGCTGACCACACCTTTTTCGCGCAGCATTTCCACAACTTTCAGCACCAGATCGGTGCCTGTGGTGCCTTCCATCATCCGGCCTGTCAGCTCGAACCCGACAACTTCGGGGATCAGCATCGAGATCGGCTGACCCAGCATTGCGGCTTCGGCCTCGATGCCGCCCACGCCCCAGCCCAGAACGGCGGCACCGTTGACCATTGTGGTGTGGCTGTCGGTGCCGACCAGCGTGTCGGGATAGGCCACGGTTTCGCCGTTCTGATCAACGTCCGACCAGACGGTCTGCGCCAGATACTCAAGGTTCACCTGGTGGCAGATGCCGGTTCCGGGGGGCACCACGCGAAAGTTGTTAAACGCCTTCTGGCCCCACTTCAGGAACACATAGCGTTCCATGTTCCGTTCGTATTCGCGGTCGACGTTCATCTGGAACGCGCGCGGGTTGCCGAATTCGTCGATCATCACCGAGTGGTCGATGACCAGATCGACAGGGTTCAGCGGGTTGATCTTTTCAGGGTCGCCGCCCAATGCCTTGAGACCGTCACGCATCGCGGCAAGGTCGACCACGGCCGGCACACCTGTGAAATCCTGCATCAGAACGCGCGCCGGGCGATAGGCGATCTCGCGCGGGTTGTTGCCGCCTTTGGTCGCCCATTCGGCAAATGCCTTGATGTCGTCGGTTGTGACGGTCTTGCCGTCTTCGAACCGCAGCATGTTTTCCAGCACCACTTTCAACGCGGCGGGCAACTTCGAAAAATCGCCCAAGCCTGCTTCGGTCGCGGCGGGGATGGAATAATAGGCAACCGACTGGTCGCCCACGGTCAGTGTCTTGCGGGTTTTGGACGTATCATGGCCAACAGTGATGGGCATGGGTGGCTCCTTTGGCTTATTGTGCCCCAATCGAGCAGGGCAGGTGGCAGGGGGCAGTCTTCGCGCCTGATTTGCATTTAAATGCAGCTCGGATCAACAGGTTTCTAGCATTTAGTATACCATTGTGTACCGAAAGTTAAGAGCCGCACACGGAACTGGCGCTTTGGGCGCTATCCTGCACGGTCCATCGCAGGGTTTCAACAAAGCTTGATTGGTTATTACAGGGCCGCATGGTTAGGTGTATTCAACATCCAAAGACCCAAAGGTACCCAATTCATGAAATCTGTCCTGTCTGTCATCACTGCAGCGTTGCTGTCCGTGGCCACGCCCGGTGCCGCAGAATCGCCTGTGGTGGTCGAGCTGTTTACCTCGCAGGGCTGTTCATCCTGCCCGCCCGCAGACAGGATTTTTGCAGAACTGGCCCGCCGCGATGACGTGATCGCTTTGGCGCTGCATGTGGATTACTGGGATTATATCGGTTGGAAGGACGAACTGGCCGTTCCCGCCTATGCTGATCGCCAACGCGGTTATGCCGCCGCAGCGCACCGTCGGTCGATCTATACGCCGCAAATGGTTGTGAACGGACAGACCGACATCGTCGGCGCACGCCCGATGGAATTGTCCGAGGTTATTGCCGAACATGCGGCTATTGCGTCACCTGTGACGCTGGGCATTACACGCGATGGGGATGTGCTGAACATTTCTGCACAGACTACGGGCGCGCCGGGGCAGATGACGGTTCAGCTGGTGCGTTATACCCCAATGACCGAGACCAGCATAACCCGGGGTGAAAATGCGGGGATGACGTTGCAATACGCCAATGTCGCGCATGACTGGCAGGTTCTGGACACGTGGGACGGCAGCAGCGATCTGGCGATGAGCACACGGGTGACTGGCGACGCGCCTTTGGTTGTGTTGATCCAACTGGGAGCGCATGGCGCCATTTTAGCGGCTGACGCGCTGCGCTGATCTTTGTTCCGATATTACAGCAGAGGCTGGCACCTGACTGCACGCTCAGGCGTTGTAGGCCCGCCAACGGCGATGCACCCAGAACCACTGTTCGGGATGCTCGCGTACCCGGACGGCAAGGCTGTCGTTCAGCGCCTGCGTCATCGTTTCGGGATCGGAATGCGCGATCGGTGCTTCCAGAACGGTTTCAAAACTAAGACCGTCGTCCTGCCGGATGCCGTAAAACGGGATCAGCAGCGCATTGAACCGCAACGCCAGCTCTGCCGCTGACAGCGCGGTTTTTGCAGGCTGGCCCATGAAATCCAGCACAGTGCCTTCGAACACATGCTGGTCAAACAACAACACCAACTGCCCGCCACCGCGCAAATGACGCACGAAACCGGACGTGCCGCGCCGCCCTTGCGGAAAGACGGGGCCGCCAAAGGCCTGCATCGTTTTGACGTAATGGGCGTTGAAATAGGGGTTGGCCATGTCGCGGTACAGCCCGCCCACGGCAAAACCCTGTGCCACCAGTGCTGCGCGCGTTGCTTCGTAGTTGCCAAAATGCCCCGTCACCAGAATGACCGGACGATCGGCGGCGTCAGCTTCGCGCAATGCGTCAAACCCTGCGCCGCTGATCGGCTGGCTGTCCATGCGTTTCAGGAACTCTTGCGATGAATAATTCTCGATGATGCTGCGGCCTGCGTTGTTCAGGCAGGCCCGCGCGATACGCCGCCGTTCGAGGGTGGGCATTTCGGGAAAGATCAGAGCAAGGTTGGCTTCGGCGCGGCGGCGGTAGCCCACCAGTGGCCCAACCACGCGTTCCACCAGCCCGCCCAGCAGCGCCACGCGCGTGGCATAGGGCAGCACCAGCGCCACGCGGATCAGCGTGTAGATGATCGCGTTGGAAATATAGTGTCCGGCGCGTTCACGCAGCGGCATGGTCGATGGGTCGGCTTTGGGCATGGGCGGATCACACCTGAGGCAGGGCCGGCGCACGCGCCAGACGGGTTTCGCGATGCCAGACATATAGACCTGCCCCCACGATCACAAGCGCACCGACCAGCGTCCACACGTCGGGGAATTCGTTGAATAACAGCAGCCCCCAAAGCACGGCCAATACCAGCCCGGTATAGTTGAACGGCGCCAGAAGCCCCGCTTCGGCCTGCGACAGGGCGCGGATCAGCATCAACTGTCCGGCAGTGCCAAAGCAGCCGATCATCACCATCAAGATGGCCGATGTCGGCGTCAGCGGGGTCCAGTGGAAGGGGACAAGACAGCTCATCACGACCGAGCCGACAAGCCCGGTGTAGAACAGCGATGTCCACACATCCTCGTCCGACCCAAGGCGGCGCGTGATCAGCGTATACGCGGCAAAGCACACAGCCGAACCCAGCGGCAACAGCGCGGCGGGTGCAAACACATCCGATCCGGGGCGGATTATGATCAGCGCACCGATCAGGGCGGCGGCGATGGCAAAGATACGGCGCGGGCCCAATGCCTCGCCCAGAAACAACGCCCCGCCAAGGGTGATCAGAACAGGGTTCAGCGACATGACTGCGGTCGCCTCGGCCAGTCCGATCTGGCCCAGAGCGGTAAAGAAAAAGCCGGTGGCGATCATCAGCAGCAAGGATCGCGCGATTTGCAGCTTGGGGTATGCGCTGCGTGCGACAGTGCGCAGACGCGGGGCCACAAGGATCAGAACCACCAGCATCTGCCCGCCATAGCGCGCCCACAGCGCGGGAACAGTGCCGGTCAGCGGGCTGATCGCCTTGACGCTGGCATCCATGCCGCCAAAACAGGCAATGGCAAGAACGGCCAGCAAGATGGCGCGGGCGGGGTTGGCGGCGGTGTGAGGCATCTTCATCCCCCGCGCTTAAGGGCGGGTGCGCGCCCTGTCCAGAGCGGACGCAGCGGCCTAATCTTCCTCTTCTGCCATCAGGATCAATTCGCCCTCGGCCTCCAGCTTGCGGATGGCGGCGACCATATTGGCGGTGGCCGCGTCGTGATCGACGGGTTTGGGGGCCGGTGCCTCCTGCGTTTCTTCACGCAGGGCATCGGCCATACGCCCCGACATATTCTCCAGAATGAAATCGGCAGAGGCTTTCATGCCCGCAGCCTCGGCACCGGCCATTGCGACCAACAGATCGGCTGGATCAACCTCGCGCAGGACGCGCGGAATATCGCGGGGGGCGATGCGTTGCGGGATGTTGGCAAAGGTAAAGATCGCCTTGCGCACCGCATTGGCAAAGCCCTGATCGGTCTCGTCCAACCCCTCGAGCATGTCGTCGCGGGTGACCGAGGTTGAGGAGTTCAGGATCGCGCCGACGCGTTCTACCGGCCCGCTGGCAAAGGCCCCCAACGGTTGCGCGTTCAGTTGCATCGCCAGCGACAGGCCGATGCGTTCCACCGCGTCAGGCGTGACAGAGCCGGTCAGCGACACCGCATAGGTGATCTGGCGCGCGCGGGGGCCCGCAAGCATGCCAAGCAGGCCAGCGGCCTTTTTCACCTCCAGCTTGGACATCACCACGGCGCAAACTTCGATGCTTTCGCTTTGCAGCACCGGCAACAGTTTTTCCGCCCCGATCTCGCGGATGCGTGCCCAAGGGTCGCCCGTCTGGCGCACGCCGGCCTCTTTGCGCAGCCGCGCGGCGGTTTGCGGGCTGATCTTGCCGTCCAGCGCGTTCAGTGCCCCCGCGATACCACCGGGAAAGCGCAGGCCGATGCGTTCAACCTCTTCGGCGAATTCGGATACCACGGCAGACAGGGTGTCACGGTCGACGGTGCGCATCTGGCCCATCGCCTTGGTCAGGTGGGCCTGCAATTCTTCGGGCAGATCTTCCAGCGGGATGTCGGCCCCTTCGTTCAGCAACAGGCGCACGACAACGGCAGCCTTGGCGCGGCGGCTTAGCTGGACGGGTGCGCCGGACACCTGCGGCCCAGAGGCAGCAGGCAGGCCGGACAGGGGGGAGGACAGAATCAGATCATTCACCAGAAGCCTCGACACACAGGAAAACGGACCTGTCGGTTTTGGCATCTATTGGTGAACAAACCCTGAAATCAGGCGCAGCCCGAGACCCGTCGTTGTCCGAAATCAGTAGTTATACGTCACACCGGTTTCGATCGCTGTGCGCAGCGATGTCGCAGCCCAAGTGCCAGCCCCGCCGCGTGCGTTAATCTCGCGCAGTTGCGCCAACGCCGCCACAGAATCGCCTTGGGCCACCAGACCCTGACCCATATAGGATCGCGCCAGCAGGTTGTCGGGGTTGGCATCCAGTGCTTGCTGGTAGAATGCCATCGCCACATCGACATGGCCCAGCTTGCGCGCGGTAAAGCCGCGATACGTCAGTACGCGGTCGTCGGACTGGTCGGACATTGCGTCCAGCACCCCTTGGGCGTCCTTGTAACGGCCCGCATAAGCCAGTTCGCGCACTGCCTCGTACAGTTGACCATCGTCCAGTCGCGATTCTTTGGGTTTGACGCAGCGCTGTTTCGTTTCGTCCCAGACGCGCACGCCCTTGCAATCCTTGCTGGTCTGCGTCGGCTTGGGGGCGGTGTCATTGCCGCTGCCTGCCGCGTAAAGCGGTGCTGCCACGAACAGGGGCAGGGTCAGAGCCGCCGCCAAAAGGGTAATACGCATCGTTAAAGCTCCAGTTAATCGTTATACGGAAATAAATAGCGTATTTTTCGAAAACGCGAGCGGTATTCACGATCAAGAGGTCGTGAACGCCGGATCAGAGCAGGATGGCGCAATAGATGTCTGTTGCTTGGTCACAGTTCACGCCCGAAGCTGCCGGTTACGTGCTGCGCCCTTAGCCGGTGGAGTTTTTCATCGCGGTCGGGGCGCCGGTGGCCATATCCGTTCCGGTGTATTCCAAACCGGCCTCTTTCCATGCGCCAAACCCGCCCTTCATATGGGCAACACGCTCAAAACCGCTTTCAAGGCATTGATTGGCCACTTTGCCGGACCTGACGCCCGAACCGCAGTGAAACACGATCTGTTTGGTGGATTGGCCGGGCATATGTTCGGGTTTGAACGCCTGCATTGGGGCCAACAGAGCACCGTCGATCCGTTCAAAGTTGAATTCTTGCGGGGTGCGCACGTCGATCAGGATGATTTCGCTGCGGTCAAACGCGGCTTTCACCTCTTCGGGCGTCCAGTGTTCAAGAACGCCGTGGTCTGTTGTTTCGGATTCCATCACTTGCTCCTTAAAATGTGTTCATTGGAATTTTCAGATAGTGCCTTCCGTCGTCTTCCGGATCAGGAAGACGGCCCGCCCGCAGGTTCATCTGCAAGACGTGCAGCATCCGGTCGGGCAGGGCGAGGGTCTTGTCGCGGGCCTCGCGCTGTTTGACAAATGCCTGCTTGGAGGTGCCGCCGCCAATGTGGGCGTTGTGTCTGCGCTGCTCCAGAACCGTCGATTCCCACGCGGGGCCAGGCCGGTTGTCGGTGCCGTAATCGTGGCCGATGAACAAACGCGTATGGTCCGGCAGTTGCAGGATGGTTTGCAGGCTGTCGTAAAGCGTCGCGGCGGACCCTCCGGGAAAGTCGGCGCGCGATGTGCCCACGTCGGGCTGCATGAATGTGTCATGCACAAAGGCCGCGTCGGTGCCGACCACATATGAAATCGACCCCAGCGTGTGGCCCGGCGACAGGATCACCCGCACGGGCAGGTCGCCGATCTCGAACTGGTCTGCGTTTTGGAACAGGTGGTCAAAATCTGCACGGGGGTCAAAGGCATCCGGCATGTTGTAATGACCGCGCCAGAGCTCGGCAATTTCGATGACTTTCTCGCCGATGGCGTTGGGCTTGTTCAAACGCTCTTTGAGCAGGGACGAGGCCATAAGGTGATCGGCATGTGGGTGGGTGTCCAGAATCCACTCGATCTCAAGCTCTTCGTGTTCTGCAAAGCGCAGAATGGCGTCAACGCTGTCGGGATCGGTGGACGCGCTTTGCGGGCGAAAGCCCAGTACGATGTCGATCAGCGCAGCTTTGCGGGTGGACGGGTCCGAGACAAGGTATTGGATGCTGCCGGTGGCATCGTCGTAAAACCCGGTAACATCTGGCGAACCTGCGCCGGAAGATGCGCTTGTACGTGCGAATTTCATGGGTCTTGCCCTCCTGATCAACCCAACAGACGGGTTTCATCAAAAGTTCCACTGTGCGGAGGGTATTGGCAGAGGCAGGCGCGAGAGACAGAGGTATCGAAGCCTGTGCCTGACCCCACCGGATGCCCAAGAGGGCCAGCGCGACAGACCTGTTTCGGGCCCGCCGCGCACTGTTGGTCTAGTCGCCGAACACGCGGGCAAAGATCGTGTCGACGTGTTTGGTGTGGTAATCCATGTCGAATTTCTCGTTGATCGCGTCCTTGCCCAATGCGGCAACAACATCGTCGTCAGCCAGCAGTTGCTCGCGGAAATCAACGCGGTCTTCCCAGACCTTCAGCGCATTGCGCTGCACCATCGCATAGGCGTCCTCGCGGCTGACGCCGGCCTGCGTCAGGGCCAACAGCACCCGCTGGCTCATCACCAGACCGGGGAATTTGTTCATGTTGTCCAGCATGTTCTGCGGGAAGACCAGCATCTTGTCGATCACGCCCGTCAGCCGCGCCAGTGCAAAGTCCAGCGTGATGGTGGTGTCGGGGCCGATGGTCCGTTCTACCGAGCTGTGCGAGATGTCGCGTTCGTGCCACAGGGCCACGTTTTCCATCGCCGGGATCACTGACATACGCACCAGCCGGGCAAGACCGGTCAGGTTTTCGGTCAGAACAGGGTTTTTCTTGTGCGGCATCGCGGACGAGCCCTTTTGACCCATCGAGAAGAACTCCGCACCTTCAAGCACTTCGGTGCGCTGCATGTGGCGGATTTCGATGGCGACGTTTTCGATCGACGAGGCGATGACGCCCAGAACGGCAAAGAACATCGCGTGACGGTCGCGGGGGATCACCTGCGTGCTGATCGGCTCGGGTGTCAGGCCCAACTTGGCGCAAACGTGGGCTTCGACCGCAGGATCGACGTTGGCAAAGGTGCCGACAGCACCGGAAATCGCACCTGTGGCAATCTCTGCACGCGCGGCCTTCAGGCGGTCGCGGTTGCGGTCCATCTCGGCGTAGAAACGGGCAAAGGTCAGGCCCATGGTTGTAGGCTCTGCGTGGATGCCGTGGCTGCGCCCGACGCGGACGGTGTTTTTATGTTCCATCGCGCGTTTTTTCAGCGCCGCCAGCAGCGCGTCCAGATCGGCCAGCAGAATGTCGGCGGCGCGCACAAGCTGCACGTTCAGGCAGGTGTCCAGAACATCGGACGATGTCATGCCCTGATGGACAAATCGGGCCTCGTCGCTGCCGACGTGTTCGGCCAGATGCGTCAGAAAGGCGATGACGTCATGTTTGGTCACGGCTTCGATCTCGTCGATGCGGGCCACGTCGAATTCGACGTCCTTGGCCTTCCACACGGCATCGGCGTTTTCGCGCGGGATAACACCCAGATCGGCCATCGCATCACAGGCGTGGGCTTCGATTTCGTACCAGATCTTGAATTTTGTAGCTGGCTCCCAGATCGCAACCATATCTGGACGGGAATAGCGGGGGATCATGGGCGCACCTTTTCATGGCTGTTCAGCAGTTGCTGCGGCTCATAAACTGCGGCGCGCGGCACCACAACCTTTGGAGTGACAATACCTGCTATGACCCTCTCACAGTGCGCCCGTTCCCTGAGTGATTTTGCTGGCCTGTGGCGGCTGGAGCGCGAGATTGTGCATGACGATGGCACATTGGCGCAGTTTTCGGGCACGGCACAGTGGATGCCCGAGGGCGACAGGCTGCGCTGCGTCGAGGCTGGCACAATGCGCATCGGCAGCAGTCCACCGATGTCAGGGCAGCGCGTGTATTTTTGGGACGCCGACCTTTGGGTTTACTTTGACGACGGGCGACCGTTTCACCGCGTACCACCCACGGGCGGTGACACGGGCCACTGGTGCGATCCCGACCAATATGACGGCAATTATGACTTTAGCCAGTGGCCCGCCTTCACTGTGACATGGTCGGTGCGCGGTCCGCGCAAGGCTTACCGGATGGTCAGCCGCTACAGCCTTGCGTGAGTCCTCCGGTTCAGGCGGAAATTCGCGCTTGCGGAAACCTTGGCGGCTTGGCACCATTGGCGGGACGATTTTAGCAACAAACGGAGCTGCTAGGTGGAAAATACAATCCAAAACAGAGTGCTGAGCGATCTTCTTAGTTCAGAGAATAAACTGACACAGGGCGCACGTCAGGTGATGATGGTGGCCGCAGGTATTCTGTTGCTTGCAGTTGCAGCAAAAATCAAAGTTCCTATGTGGCCGGTTCCGATCACAATGGGCACATTTGCAGTGCTGACCATAGGTGCGGCATATGGTGCGCGTCTGGGTCTGGTGACGATCCTTGGCTATATGTTGCTGGGCGCTTTGGGCATGGATGTGTTCGCAGGCTCTTCTGCCGAAGCAACTGGCCTGACCTATATGATGGGCGGCACGGGCGGCTATCTGGTGGGCTATGTTCTGGCAACTGTGATTCTGGGCTTGCTGGCACAACGCGGCTGGGACCGGTCAATTGGCTGGATGGCGCTGGCAATGCTGATCGGGAACGTGGCGATTTACCTGCCCGGTCTGGCGTGGCTGGGTCAGCTTTACGGTTGGGACCAACCGATCCTGCAATGGGGTCTGACACCGTTTCTGGTGGGTGATGCGATCAAACTTGCACTGGCCGCTGTGATGCTGCCCGCCGTATGGAAGCTGGTTGACCGCGCACGCGGCTGATCTGCACCCGTTATATTTCACG encodes:
- the purB gene encoding adenylosuccinate lyase; amino-acid sequence: MIPRYSRPDMVAIWEPATKFKIWYEIEAHACDAMADLGVIPRENADAVWKAKDVEFDVARIDEIEAVTKHDVIAFLTHLAEHVGSDEARFVHQGMTSSDVLDTCLNVQLVRAADILLADLDALLAALKKRAMEHKNTVRVGRSHGIHAEPTTMGLTFARFYAEMDRNRDRLKAARAEIATGAISGAVGTFANVDPAVEAHVCAKLGLTPEPISTQVIPRDRHAMFFAVLGVIASSIENVAIEIRHMQRTEVLEGAEFFSMGQKGSSAMPHKKNPVLTENLTGLARLVRMSVIPAMENVALWHERDISHSSVERTIGPDTTITLDFALARLTGVIDKMLVFPQNMLDNMNKFPGLVMSQRVLLALTQAGVSREDAYAMVQRNALKVWEDRVDFREQLLADDDVVAALGKDAINEKFDMDYHTKHVDTIFARVFGD
- a CDS encoding DUF6314 family protein, with protein sequence MTLSQCARSLSDFAGLWRLEREIVHDDGTLAQFSGTAQWMPEGDRLRCVEAGTMRIGSSPPMSGQRVYFWDADLWVYFDDGRPFHRVPPTGGDTGHWCDPDQYDGNYDFSQWPAFTVTWSVRGPRKAYRMVSRYSLA
- a CDS encoding MBL fold metallo-hydrolase, whose amino-acid sequence is MKFARTSASSGAGSPDVTGFYDDATGSIQYLVSDPSTRKAALIDIVLGFRPQSASTDPDSVDAILRFAEHEELEIEWILDTHPHADHLMASSLLKERLNKPNAIGEKVIEIAELWRGHYNMPDAFDPRADFDHLFQNADQFEIGDLPVRVILSPGHTLGSISYVVGTDAAFVHDTFMQPDVGTSRADFPGGSAATLYDSLQTILQLPDHTRLFIGHDYGTDNRPGPAWESTVLEQRRHNAHIGGGTSKQAFVKQREARDKTLALPDRMLHVLQMNLRAGRLPDPEDDGRHYLKIPMNTF
- a CDS encoding biotin transporter BioY, whose protein sequence is MSDLLSSENKLTQGARQVMMVAAGILLLAVAAKIKVPMWPVPITMGTFAVLTIGAAYGARLGLVTILGYMLLGALGMDVFAGSSAEATGLTYMMGGTGGYLVGYVLATVILGLLAQRGWDRSIGWMALAMLIGNVAIYLPGLAWLGQLYGWDQPILQWGLTPFLVGDAIKLALAAVMLPAVWKLVDRARG